TTAATTATGGATCTATAGACTATAATACAAGAACAGATTACAGATATCAACGAGTTTGTATCTGTCGGTGACTTCCTAATTCCTATAATCCAAAGCTGAAATCACATAATAACTAGCTACATGCATAGTACAAATACTTTACCAacattatttattattcattactGCTACTttctgaaaaagaaaaaaaacataCAGATTGAAATCCAAATTATGTAGATTTACATTTGTAGAAGCTCCCAGTAAAAAAGTTTAAGTTGCTGTAGTACGTAGTAATATATAAACAGAACTGGACTCATGATCATTCATCCGAATCATCTTCACCACCAAAAATGGAAATCCTGTTGTACAGCAAGAAAAGAACTAGAATGAGAAAGAGAGCAACTCCGATAGGTGATCCACTGGCCCGGTGTATAGATTCAGGTCCTCCAGTAGAGAAGATACTTGATACGAATGAACCACTTTCAGAAGAGAGAAATTGTATAGCAAGTAGTAGTATAATTGGTAGTAAAAGCAGACCAACTGGACTTAATAGCTCTGCTATAAACTCTGTTAAGGCCTCACCTTGCTCGCCAAGAATTGAAGGAACAACTACTAGTAGTGCTACTACTACCACCAACAAGATACCGTAGGGGGCGGAGCCACGATAGTCCTCAATGGCCATGTGGTTTCCACTAGGGTACATTTTCCCTTGACGGAAATTATAGTGGAGTTATGCTTTTTCTGCTTTTGAAACTTTTATTTCGTTAGCGTAAGGTGGGAAGTATATTGAGTGAATGAGAAGACTAGGTAGGTGCCCTAGTAGGGTTGGTACTTTTTCGAAACAGGTCTGGTTATCTTTTGCTTTTAATAATGGACACAGGAAACATAAGGGACTTTCCATGACATTTCTATAGATAGAACCACTTCTAAGTTAGGGAGGATATAAATTCACAATATTAGTTAAAATTTTCGACATTTAACAAATTCAGTGGGGCGGATGCTCTTTTGATCCGCCCCCGTCTACTTACAAAAATTGTTGTTTAATATGCATATGTAAAGACAGATGCATAAACAATATTTTGATGTGCCTTTGAAAGTTATTTCCAAGTGGCAAGACTAAGATGCATTGTACAGTCAGTCCTCTGACAAACTCTGAACCGGATCTGAAGTGAAGGCTTTATATATTAAGAACCATAATTATATATGCCTGGTGAATGTGATTGATCCCATGCATTATCTGCCTTCTACTGCAAATGTACATGTTTCGCTGCACATGGCACTATTACATCTTGTGGGCTTGAAATTATAGTTGATAAACATATTATAATAGCAACAAAAAGATAATTATTATCTTTTTGTCATAATCACGAGGTTTTTAGTCATAATCACGAGGTTATTGGATTATAATTATTGTATTTAATCGCAC
This sequence is a window from Apium graveolens cultivar Ventura chromosome 9, ASM990537v1, whole genome shotgun sequence. Protein-coding genes within it:
- the LOC141686054 gene encoding uncharacterized protein LOC141686054, with amino-acid sequence MYPSGNHMAIEDYRGSAPYGILLVVVVALLVVVPSILGEQGEALTEFIAELLSPVGLLLLPIILLLAIQFLSSESGSFVSSIFSTGGPESIHRASGSPIGVALFLILVLFLLYNRISIFGGEDDSDE